The sequence below is a genomic window from Oncorhynchus nerka isolate Pitt River linkage group LG7, Oner_Uvic_2.0, whole genome shotgun sequence.
gcTCCACACTGGCTCTTTCTCCGGCTGGATGGCTGTCTACCACGGGTCTCCCCCCCTACAGTTCCCCACACCACCTGTCCACCCATGTCTCCCTGGTCAGACACTAACCTGACTGACTCCCTGGCTTCCTCCTGCTGCCAGAACAGTACATGCCTTGGGGTTGAAGCTTCCTGGGGCGTTAGGACACCGGTCTGTGGGGAAGCCTACCTGGATACCACATACACCAGACACCAGACGCATCTTCTCCTTGACCACCTTGAAGAACCTGGGAGCGGTTGACGTCCTGTTAGTCCTGACCAGCGCCTCTCCCCCCAGTCCGGCAGAgcttcgctagctagctagcatcaggTGAATCCAGGGAGTGTCCGTCTGTCCGGACCAGCAAATCAGAGGTGAGTGACCCTCTGACCTGCAGCCTAAGACCTTTGACCTTCTGTCAGACAGTGGAGCCAGGGAGCCTAAGCCACCTCTGACGCCACTAGCTCCATCATTACTATGGAGTGGTAATGGAGATGTAGTGGTATGGTGTCTCCAGCTGATGGTGGTGCTCTCTCTGCATGTGGGCCTTCTGCTCTTACTGTGCTATACAGAGCTTAGCAACACTTAAAGAATGCACGTATCATGCACCCTACAGCATCTTTTAGCCTTTCAGACAAACTCTGGGAAGGATGAGACATTGGCTCGTTCCGTAAACGTGTATTTGTCAATGATCCGCATCCTCTCCCACGTTGCAGTTCCACAGAAAGAGCAGGATACGTTTTTGCCGCAACAATAAGGCATCCCGAATCAATGTATATTTTGCCAAGTTTAGAGGGGGATTCCTAAGGGTCTATGTTTGGCACTGTAGTACTCCGGTCCTTTTTTTCAAGGCAGGGAGTGACTTGGATTAGGGTGAATTGAATGTGTCAAAATAACAGGTACCTTATTTTTCGACCACATAGCTGGGACAaatatacacactgagtgtacaaaacattaggatctTCTGTCTGTGGAGTCCGAaccgtttgggctacaaactaacATGTCCCCAGCATTGAAAGACGAGATGCTACACCCCCACCAGtgtcacaggactcgtctgaaggtatctggtactgtttaaaaaaaaaaaatgaatgtaagtATAGAGGTCGTTttgggttaaatatgtgtccaaaaaacaaaaacatttcctTAGATTACTTATATCTCCTAGTTGTAGGAAAGACACTTCAAGACCTTGTCCCCCCCAAAGGCTTAGACTTTTAGaggttaacctgtctcctccccttcatctacactgattgaagtgggtttaacacgtgacatcaataagggatcctagctttcacctggattcacctggtcagtctatgtcatggaaagagcaggcgttCCTAATGTCCTGTACACTTAGTGTATATATGAAAGCACAGCCCAATGGGTTCTTATCCACGATATTGGTTAACTGATTTTCTAAAACCATGGTAGTTAATCCGATTTACACAGAATCCTACATGTCCACATGCTTTGTGGTGTCCCCTCCCCTTCACGCCTGATCAGTAAAACAAACAAAAGCAGATTACTGCTCAAGGATTAGAGCTTCACCCCAAAAAAAGGACACATTTACAATTTTACGGTCCTATGGATTCTCTGTTTTTCACAGGGCTCTAACGATTGGGATCAATAAGGGTAGTGTGGTGTTGGTTTGTCTCGTTGTTTTTTGGCATGGCTCCCTCTGCTACGCTACAGAGTAATTGCTGAGAATCCTTGCAGAGCGTCTTAGAGATCCTGATGGCCAACATGGGCGGCACTAATGAATCCAATTAACTCCTGTTAATTACCTTTTTGAGGCATTCTGTTCCTCCCGTCTAGTCTCCTCTAATGGCGATGCcactgacgcacacacacacacacacacgcctcattCACCCAGCCAATCGCCTCTTCTTTTGTTGTTTTAGGCCTACTCTTGGAAGGACAATAAGTTTGCAAAAGAATCACACGAGTCAATGAGAATGTCTGGCGGCGACATGGGGCTGACTAGGGATTTGTATTTGTGTTTTTacagattagctgctgccttgctcttcctgaggtccagcaaaattaaggccgTTTATATCATTTTAAAAGCGTTAcgatacattcacagatttcacaacacactgtgtgccctcaggcccctactccaccactacagtactaaatccatgtgtatagtgcgtatgataccgtgtgtgtgtatgcatgtgtctgtgcctatgtttgtgttgcttcacagtccccgccaGTCAATGTCTATCTATTTATTCAAATCTCATTTTACTGCtggcatcagttacttgatgtgggatagagttccatgtagtcatggctctatgtagtagtgTGTGCCTCCCAAAGTCAGtgttggacttggggactgtgaagagacctctgggggcatgtcttgtgggtatgcatgggtgtccgagctgttcgtcagtagtttaaacagacagcttggggatttcaacatgtcaatacctctcacaaatacaagtagtgatgaagtctacagtatctctgtgtacatccaagggccagcttgCTGCCATTGCGCAGCCTGGTAATATGATTTGTTTGTTGACTTGTGATTCATTTTTATTGTTGATTCAGTGACAGGTATGCAATGTTATAACGTGACAACAGGTATGCAATGTTCTAACATGATAACAGGTATGCAATGTTATAACGTGATAACAGGTATGGAATGTTCTAATGTGATAACAGGTATGCAATGTTCTAATGTGATAACAGGTATGCAATGTTCTAATGTGATAATAGGTATGTAACGTTAGTGTTGGCATGTAGACAGCTGAGGGTGCCGTGTTGTGTTCCCAGGGCTATGGTTGGTTGTGAGGGCCTGGAGGCGTGGTGATACACAGAGGCAGCAGGCAGCTCCATGGCGTGGACTGAGCTGGAGCTCCGGGCCGGGCTCAGAGCTGGGCCACACAGGGCCCtactaccactcctcctccaggGATTGATGCTCCTTACATCCCCCTGCCTTGGTGGTCCCCCACAGCCGGCACGCACCCCTCTGTCACCAGGGCAGCCTTTTCTAGTACTATGGGGAATCCCCAACAAGGCGTGTCCTGGACGACCTGACCCAGGAGCctttgggatggagagagagggcagcgtgTCCATGTTTTATGAGGACACTCTGGGGAAGTACCCCTATTACACGAACCAGGACCAGCCGGTGAACGGAGGCCTTCCCCAACACACCAGACTGGATGGACACCTCCAGAAGACAGGGGAGGATCTGGCGGCAGCGCTACCATCAATAGGTTACCAGGGCCTGGGAGTACTGCGTTGGGGCCAGTGGTCCCCGCAGTGGGGAAGGAACCGTGAGAAACAGGGCATCTACCTGGAGGGCTCCAGGGCTCTGCTGAGGACCTTCTTCCCTGACTGGACcacggaggaggtggagaagtggTCTCAGGTAAGATCCTCATCCATGGCAGTTTAGAGTAATAGGAGAAACAGATGTAACAAATGCTATTCAACATCACAGTTGTCTCATAATGATGATGTCATCCCGTTCCCCAGGTGGACTTTGAGGCAGCGTCCCAGTCCATCCTCATGGAGACGCTGTGGGAGGTGAGGAGGCTCCGCCCCAATGCTCTGTGGGGCGTGACCCCATACCCCAACTGCTACAACTCCGGCCCCGCCCAGTCGCTGTCCAATTACACGGGTCGCTGTCCCGCCGCCGAGATGGCGTTGAATGACGAGCTGCTGTGGCTCTGGAAatgctgctctgctctctaccccGCCCTCACACTAGAGAAGCTGCAGGGTGGGACCTCAGGGGCCAGACTGTACACGTCCAATCAGATCCGAGAGGCACTGAGAGTGGCAAGCTTGGCCGGGACCGCCTACGACCTTCCTGTGTTCCCATTGGTCAGGAGTGTCTATACATCGACCAATACTTTCCTGTCTGAGGTGAGAGATAGTGTTGGGTGGAAGTAGACGTTACCATGTTTTTGAAAGTGGTTTCTCTTAGTCTGCTGGATCTGTAACCAGTGTATAACTGAGTGATGTTCCattaggtggacctggtcaacaCCATTGGTGAGAGTGCTGCCATGGGGGCAGCAGGGGTTGTCCTCTGGGAGAAAGATCAAGGTGTCTTCTCTACAAGGACTCAGGTACAGTACACGCCTCTTCAATGTAccatacagtcagtcagtcagtcagacaactGTAACTGGGTCCGAGGTCTGTGAATGACAACCATTTCACCTCTGTCTGCCCCCAGAGAGCCTGCTCAGAGCTGGCCGCGTTTGTGCGTGAGGTCCTGGGCCTTTACGCCGTCAACGTGACCACGGCCGCCCACCTGTGCGGCGTCTCCCTGTGCCAGGGGCGTGGCCGCTGCGTGCGCCGCAAACCCGAGAGCTCCGCCTACCTGCACTTGCCGCCCTCCAACTTCGTGATGACGCAGGGGAAGGTGGAGGGGGTGCAGGCCACAGGCCAGCTGGACCCTGGCAACCTGGAGGCCTGGAAGAGGGACTTCCAGTGCCAGTGGTATGAGTCCCTGGAGGGGGCAGTCGCCGACGAGGAGCTCCCCAAGTACAGGGCACAGGGAGTCCTTCCCCCCACGCTGAATTCCCCCTTGTCGAGTGAGCTGAACCAAGGGACCAGGCCCACCCTCGCTCTGTCAGACCACAGCGGACCATCACTCAAGGCACCTCTCCTACCTCTACTGCTCGTATTAGCCACAGCTCTACGCCTGAACACAGACTTATGTCTGAAGCTCTGACACACCGGTTGGATTATCAGGTCGGGGCTCAAGACACTGTCGTACCAGTGTATAAGAAATGTTTGTGGAACAGAAACTCTTAAGAGGTGTTTCTATTTCCAACAAAGAAATGTCGTGAACAAGAGACAACTATTCTACTTTGGAGActgtggatgttgttgttgtctgtACAACTGAGAACGTGAAGTAgatcaaacaaacaaaatattCTATTCATAGGATTCGTGGTTAACATTGTCATCGTTTCTCGTCAACAGTTTTTGTGTGTTCAGTTCCTAACATTGCAGTACCGGACGTTTCTTTTTACAGCTCATTTTTGTTTATTGGCACacttttttttctccctttttcTTCAAGCTACTCAGCTCTACTGCTTACAGGGCCATGTTGTGACGGACCTGTATTATGGTCCACACCTTGGTATCCTCAAACTATGTAAACACATTCTACATGCCACTGCAGTCATATCAATTGAAATGACTTCACCGTTCAACATTACCTTTGTATTCTTACGGGTCATGCTATTGCGTTTACAATAAAATCATACCTCTATAAAAATGTACTCATATTTTCTATGAAATGTTGTTGATGCAGTCTAGATGCCCTGTATCAATCTAGATGTCCTGTATCAgtctagatctactgtcctgtatcaGTCTAGATCTCCAGTCCTGTGTCAGCCTAGATCTCCAGTCCTGCGTCAGCCTAGATCTCCAGTCCTGCGTCAGCCTAGATCTCCAGTCCTGCGTCAGCCTAGATCTCCAGTCCTGCGTCAGCCTAGATCTCCAGTCCTGCGTCAGCCTAGATCTCCAGTCCTGCGTCAGCCTAGATCTCCAGTCCTGCGTCAGCCTAGATCTCCAGTCCTGCGTCAGCCTAGATCTCCAGTCCTGCGTCAGCCTAGATCTCCAGTCCTGCGTCAGCCTAGAACTCCAGTCCTGCATCAGCCTTGATCTCCAGTCCCGCATCCGTCTAGATTTCCTGCATCAGCCTAGATGTCCAGTCCTGCGTCAGCCTAGATCTCTAGTCCTGCGTCAGCCTAGATCTCCAGTCCTGCGTCAGCCTTGATCTCCAGTCCCGCATCCGTCTAGATTTCCTGCATCAGCCTAGATGTCCAGTCCTGCGTCAGCCTAGATCTCTAATCCTGCGTCAGCCTAGATCTCCAGTCCCGCGTCAGCCTAGATCTCCAGTCCCGCGTCAGCCTAGATCTCCAGTCCCGCGTCAGCCTAGATCTCCAGTCCCGCGTCAGCCTAGATCTCCAGTCCCGCGTCAGCCTAGATCTCCAGTCCCGCGTCAGCCTAGATCTCCAGTCCCGCGTCAGCCTAGATCTCCAGTCCCGCGTCAGCCTAGATCTCCAGTCCCGCGTCAGCCTAGATCTCCAGTCCCGCGTCAGCCTTGATCTCCAGTCCCGCATCCGTCTAGATTTCCTGCATCAGCCTAGATCTCCAGTCCTGCGTCAGCCTAGATCTCTAGTCCTGCATCAGCCTAGATCTCCAGTCCTGCGTCAGCCTTGATCTCCAGTCCCGCATCCGTCTAGATTTCCTGCATCAGCCTAGATCTCTAGTCCTGCGTCAGCCTAGATCTCCAGTCCTGCGTCAGCCTAGATCTCCAGTCCTGCGTCAGCCTAGATCTCCAGTCCTGCG
It includes:
- the si:dkey-72l14.3 gene encoding glyco_hydro_56 domain-containing protein → MAWTELELRAGLRAGPHRALLPLLLQGLMLLTSPCLGGPPQPARTPLSPGQPFLVLWGIPNKACPGRPDPGAFGMEREGSVSMFYEDTLGKYPYYTNQDQPVNGGLPQHTRLDGHLQKTGEDLAAALPSIGYQGLGVLRWGQWSPQWGRNREKQGIYLEGSRALLRTFFPDWTTEEVEKWSQVDFEAASQSILMETLWEVRRLRPNALWGVTPYPNCYNSGPAQSLSNYTGRCPAAEMALNDELLWLWKCCSALYPALTLEKLQGGTSGARLYTSNQIREALRVASLAGTAYDLPVFPLVRSVYTSTNTFLSEVDLVNTIGESAAMGAAGVVLWEKDQGVFSTRTQRACSELAAFVREVLGLYAVNVTTAAHLCGVSLCQGRGRCVRRKPESSAYLHLPPSNFVMTQGKVEGVQATGQLDPGNLEAWKRDFQCQWYESLEGAVADEELPKYRAQGVLPPTLNSPLSSELNQGTRPTLALSDHSGPSLKAPLLPLLLVLATALRLNTDLCLKL